From a region of the Candidatus Margulisiibacteriota bacterium genome:
- the glgA gene encoding glycogen synthase GlgA, producing MKILFVASEVVPFAKTGGLADVAGALPKELTKLGHEVIVVMPRYRIINKADYDAELEVSNLEVHIGKASINGAAYKAMIPGSKTPIYFLENDQLYDRAGLYGEADKDYPDNAERFIYFSRAALLLAKRLNWKPDVVHCHDWQTGLIPVYLKEYSKIDPFFQGVKSLYTIHNLAYQGVFDKQIMDKTGLSWDYFSVDKLEFWGKVNFMKAALCYADKINTVSERYSKEIQSEEYGCGLQGVLINRKDDLSGILNGIDYSVFSPDKDKLIPVKYSWETIQSKDDNKKALLEEVGLKYKKNTPVYGIVSRLAEQKGFDILSKIFEQFLQQNIQIVILGTGDPLYHVSLKELEAKYPNKFKVVLKYDAKLAQLIYAGSDFFIMPSRFEPCGLGQLISLKYGTIPIVRETGGLADTIIDFDLAKDFEHDRGNGFVFSGYNSEELLQSLRNSLMVYHDEMAWQKIRHNAMNGDFSWKASAKKYVELYETITSPV from the coding sequence ATGAAAATTTTATTTGTAGCTTCAGAAGTTGTACCTTTTGCGAAAACTGGTGGACTAGCTGATGTAGCTGGAGCTTTGCCAAAGGAATTAACCAAGCTTGGGCATGAAGTTATTGTGGTAATGCCTAGATATAGAATTATAAATAAAGCAGATTATGATGCCGAGCTAGAAGTTTCCAATTTAGAAGTTCATATAGGCAAAGCTTCTATTAATGGCGCTGCTTATAAAGCTATGATTCCTGGCTCTAAAACACCTATCTATTTTTTAGAAAATGATCAGCTTTATGATAGAGCTGGCCTGTATGGAGAAGCGGATAAAGACTATCCAGATAACGCTGAAAGATTTATTTATTTTTCCAGAGCTGCTCTTCTTTTAGCGAAACGTTTAAATTGGAAGCCAGATGTTGTCCATTGTCATGACTGGCAAACAGGTCTAATCCCTGTATATTTAAAAGAATATTCTAAGATAGATCCATTTTTTCAGGGAGTTAAGTCCTTGTACACTATCCATAATTTGGCTTATCAAGGAGTTTTTGATAAACAAATCATGGATAAAACAGGCTTAAGTTGGGATTATTTTTCAGTAGATAAATTAGAGTTTTGGGGAAAAGTAAATTTTATGAAAGCAGCACTTTGTTACGCTGATAAGATTAATACTGTTAGTGAGAGATATAGTAAAGAAATTCAGTCTGAAGAATATGGATGTGGACTTCAGGGCGTGTTGATTAATCGAAAAGATGATTTGTCTGGAATCTTAAATGGTATCGATTATTCGGTTTTTTCTCCAGATAAAGATAAATTAATCCCTGTTAAATATTCATGGGAGACAATTCAGAGTAAAGACGATAATAAAAAAGCGCTTCTTGAAGAAGTTGGGCTTAAGTATAAGAAAAACACTCCTGTTTATGGGATAGTTTCTCGCCTTGCTGAACAAAAAGGGTTTGATATTTTAAGCAAGATTTTTGAGCAATTTTTGCAGCAAAACATTCAGATAGTAATTCTTGGAACAGGTGATCCTCTCTATCATGTATCTTTGAAAGAATTAGAAGCGAAGTATCCTAACAAGTTTAAAGTAGTTTTGAAATATGATGCTAAGTTAGCACAACTTATTTATGCAGGTTCGGACTTCTTTATAATGCCATCGAGGTTTGAGCCTTGTGGCCTTGGTCAGTTAATTAGTTTGAAGTATGGAACTATCCCTATAGTGAGAGAGACGGGTGGTCTAGCCGATACTATTATTGATTTTGATCTTGCTAAAGACTTTGAACACGACAGAGGGAATGGCTTTGTTTTTTCTGGATACAACAGTGAAGAGTTGTTACAGTCACTCAGAAACTCTTTAATGGTTTATCATGATGAGATGGCCTGGCAGAAGATTAGGCATAATGCGATGAATGGTGATTTTTCTTGGAAAGCATCAGCTAAGAAATATGTGGAACTGTACGAAACAATAACCTCTCCCGTTTAA